The Falco cherrug isolate bFalChe1 chromosome 6, bFalChe1.pri, whole genome shotgun sequence genome window below encodes:
- the EDARADD gene encoding ectodysplasin-A receptor-associated adapter protein isoform X1, with protein MAAPQDPLPPADHAAKEPVEDTDPSTLSLTMTEKYPVQDTGVPKVFVLDEEYLADQVTLEIASVNIKTLTSDSGLIQQPEDKDTQNHSDESLSDLKKTCKENGTCSLCLFRAPTISDMLNDEDLLYTVRLKLDPCHPTVKNWRNLASKWGMTYDELCFLEQKPQSPTLEFLLRNSDRTVEQLIDLCKFYKRIDVVKVLLKWVEEEWPKRGNRTYQNDF; from the exons atGGCCGCTCCGCAGGACCCGCTGCCCCCAG CAGATCATGCAGCAAAAGAGCCGGTGGAGGATACAGATCCAAGCACTCTTTCCTTGACGATG actgaaaaatatccTGTCCAAGACACGGGAGTACCTAAAG TCTTTGTCTTAGATGAGGAGTACCTAGCAGATCAAGTTACGTTGGAAATTGCATCTGTGAACATCAAGACCCTTACGTCAGATTCTGGCCTAATCCAACAG cCAGAAGACAAagacacacaaaaccacagtgACGAATCACTCTCCG ATCTCAAGAAAACCTGCAAGGAAAATGGCACCTGCTCCTTGTGCTTATTCCGCGCACCGACCATCAGTGACATGCTCAATGATGAGGACTTGTTGTACACAGTGAGGCTAAAGCTGGATCCCTGCCACCCAACAGTGAAAAACTGGAGAAATTTAGCAAGCAAGTGGGGGATGACTTATGATGAATTGTGTTTCCTTGAGCAGAAGCCCCAAAGCCCCACCTTGGAGTTCTTGCTACGGAATAGTGACCGGACTGTGGAGCAGCTAATTGATCTCTGTAAATTTTATAAAAGAATTGATGTTGTGAAAGTGCTGCTGAAATGGGTGGAGGAGGAATGGCCCAAGAGAGGGAACAGAACTTACCAGAATGACTTCTAG
- the EDARADD gene encoding ectodysplasin-A receptor-associated adapter protein isoform X2: MAAPQDPLPPDHAAKEPVEDTDPSTLSLTMTEKYPVQDTGVPKVFVLDEEYLADQVTLEIASVNIKTLTSDSGLIQQPEDKDTQNHSDESLSDLKKTCKENGTCSLCLFRAPTISDMLNDEDLLYTVRLKLDPCHPTVKNWRNLASKWGMTYDELCFLEQKPQSPTLEFLLRNSDRTVEQLIDLCKFYKRIDVVKVLLKWVEEEWPKRGNRTYQNDF, encoded by the exons atGGCCGCTCCGCAGGACCCGCTGCCCCCAG ATCATGCAGCAAAAGAGCCGGTGGAGGATACAGATCCAAGCACTCTTTCCTTGACGATG actgaaaaatatccTGTCCAAGACACGGGAGTACCTAAAG TCTTTGTCTTAGATGAGGAGTACCTAGCAGATCAAGTTACGTTGGAAATTGCATCTGTGAACATCAAGACCCTTACGTCAGATTCTGGCCTAATCCAACAG cCAGAAGACAAagacacacaaaaccacagtgACGAATCACTCTCCG ATCTCAAGAAAACCTGCAAGGAAAATGGCACCTGCTCCTTGTGCTTATTCCGCGCACCGACCATCAGTGACATGCTCAATGATGAGGACTTGTTGTACACAGTGAGGCTAAAGCTGGATCCCTGCCACCCAACAGTGAAAAACTGGAGAAATTTAGCAAGCAAGTGGGGGATGACTTATGATGAATTGTGTTTCCTTGAGCAGAAGCCCCAAAGCCCCACCTTGGAGTTCTTGCTACGGAATAGTGACCGGACTGTGGAGCAGCTAATTGATCTCTGTAAATTTTATAAAAGAATTGATGTTGTGAAAGTGCTGCTGAAATGGGTGGAGGAGGAATGGCCCAAGAGAGGGAACAGAACTTACCAGAATGACTTCTAG
- the EDARADD gene encoding ectodysplasin-A receptor-associated adapter protein isoform X3, giving the protein MAAPQDPLPPADHAAKEPVEDTDPSTLSLTMTEKYPVQDTGVPKDEEYLADQVTLEIASVNIKTLTSDSGLIQQPEDKDTQNHSDESLSDLKKTCKENGTCSLCLFRAPTISDMLNDEDLLYTVRLKLDPCHPTVKNWRNLASKWGMTYDELCFLEQKPQSPTLEFLLRNSDRTVEQLIDLCKFYKRIDVVKVLLKWVEEEWPKRGNRTYQNDF; this is encoded by the exons atGGCCGCTCCGCAGGACCCGCTGCCCCCAG CAGATCATGCAGCAAAAGAGCCGGTGGAGGATACAGATCCAAGCACTCTTTCCTTGACGATG actgaaaaatatccTGTCCAAGACACGGGAGTACCTAAAG ATGAGGAGTACCTAGCAGATCAAGTTACGTTGGAAATTGCATCTGTGAACATCAAGACCCTTACGTCAGATTCTGGCCTAATCCAACAG cCAGAAGACAAagacacacaaaaccacagtgACGAATCACTCTCCG ATCTCAAGAAAACCTGCAAGGAAAATGGCACCTGCTCCTTGTGCTTATTCCGCGCACCGACCATCAGTGACATGCTCAATGATGAGGACTTGTTGTACACAGTGAGGCTAAAGCTGGATCCCTGCCACCCAACAGTGAAAAACTGGAGAAATTTAGCAAGCAAGTGGGGGATGACTTATGATGAATTGTGTTTCCTTGAGCAGAAGCCCCAAAGCCCCACCTTGGAGTTCTTGCTACGGAATAGTGACCGGACTGTGGAGCAGCTAATTGATCTCTGTAAATTTTATAAAAGAATTGATGTTGTGAAAGTGCTGCTGAAATGGGTGGAGGAGGAATGGCCCAAGAGAGGGAACAGAACTTACCAGAATGACTTCTAG
- the EDARADD gene encoding ectodysplasin-A receptor-associated adapter protein isoform X4 gives MAAPQDPLPPDHAAKEPVEDTDPSTLSLTMTEKYPVQDTGVPKDEEYLADQVTLEIASVNIKTLTSDSGLIQQPEDKDTQNHSDESLSDLKKTCKENGTCSLCLFRAPTISDMLNDEDLLYTVRLKLDPCHPTVKNWRNLASKWGMTYDELCFLEQKPQSPTLEFLLRNSDRTVEQLIDLCKFYKRIDVVKVLLKWVEEEWPKRGNRTYQNDF, from the exons atGGCCGCTCCGCAGGACCCGCTGCCCCCAG ATCATGCAGCAAAAGAGCCGGTGGAGGATACAGATCCAAGCACTCTTTCCTTGACGATG actgaaaaatatccTGTCCAAGACACGGGAGTACCTAAAG ATGAGGAGTACCTAGCAGATCAAGTTACGTTGGAAATTGCATCTGTGAACATCAAGACCCTTACGTCAGATTCTGGCCTAATCCAACAG cCAGAAGACAAagacacacaaaaccacagtgACGAATCACTCTCCG ATCTCAAGAAAACCTGCAAGGAAAATGGCACCTGCTCCTTGTGCTTATTCCGCGCACCGACCATCAGTGACATGCTCAATGATGAGGACTTGTTGTACACAGTGAGGCTAAAGCTGGATCCCTGCCACCCAACAGTGAAAAACTGGAGAAATTTAGCAAGCAAGTGGGGGATGACTTATGATGAATTGTGTTTCCTTGAGCAGAAGCCCCAAAGCCCCACCTTGGAGTTCTTGCTACGGAATAGTGACCGGACTGTGGAGCAGCTAATTGATCTCTGTAAATTTTATAAAAGAATTGATGTTGTGAAAGTGCTGCTGAAATGGGTGGAGGAGGAATGGCCCAAGAGAGGGAACAGAACTTACCAGAATGACTTCTAG
- the EDARADD gene encoding ectodysplasin-A receptor-associated adapter protein isoform X5, which produces MTEKYPVQDTGVPKVFVLDEEYLADQVTLEIASVNIKTLTSDSGLIQQPEDKDTQNHSDESLSDLKKTCKENGTCSLCLFRAPTISDMLNDEDLLYTVRLKLDPCHPTVKNWRNLASKWGMTYDELCFLEQKPQSPTLEFLLRNSDRTVEQLIDLCKFYKRIDVVKVLLKWVEEEWPKRGNRTYQNDF; this is translated from the exons ATG actgaaaaatatccTGTCCAAGACACGGGAGTACCTAAAG TCTTTGTCTTAGATGAGGAGTACCTAGCAGATCAAGTTACGTTGGAAATTGCATCTGTGAACATCAAGACCCTTACGTCAGATTCTGGCCTAATCCAACAG cCAGAAGACAAagacacacaaaaccacagtgACGAATCACTCTCCG ATCTCAAGAAAACCTGCAAGGAAAATGGCACCTGCTCCTTGTGCTTATTCCGCGCACCGACCATCAGTGACATGCTCAATGATGAGGACTTGTTGTACACAGTGAGGCTAAAGCTGGATCCCTGCCACCCAACAGTGAAAAACTGGAGAAATTTAGCAAGCAAGTGGGGGATGACTTATGATGAATTGTGTTTCCTTGAGCAGAAGCCCCAAAGCCCCACCTTGGAGTTCTTGCTACGGAATAGTGACCGGACTGTGGAGCAGCTAATTGATCTCTGTAAATTTTATAAAAGAATTGATGTTGTGAAAGTGCTGCTGAAATGGGTGGAGGAGGAATGGCCCAAGAGAGGGAACAGAACTTACCAGAATGACTTCTAG
- the EDARADD gene encoding ectodysplasin-A receptor-associated adapter protein isoform X6, translating into MTEKYPVQDTGVPKDEEYLADQVTLEIASVNIKTLTSDSGLIQQPEDKDTQNHSDESLSDLKKTCKENGTCSLCLFRAPTISDMLNDEDLLYTVRLKLDPCHPTVKNWRNLASKWGMTYDELCFLEQKPQSPTLEFLLRNSDRTVEQLIDLCKFYKRIDVVKVLLKWVEEEWPKRGNRTYQNDF; encoded by the exons ATG actgaaaaatatccTGTCCAAGACACGGGAGTACCTAAAG ATGAGGAGTACCTAGCAGATCAAGTTACGTTGGAAATTGCATCTGTGAACATCAAGACCCTTACGTCAGATTCTGGCCTAATCCAACAG cCAGAAGACAAagacacacaaaaccacagtgACGAATCACTCTCCG ATCTCAAGAAAACCTGCAAGGAAAATGGCACCTGCTCCTTGTGCTTATTCCGCGCACCGACCATCAGTGACATGCTCAATGATGAGGACTTGTTGTACACAGTGAGGCTAAAGCTGGATCCCTGCCACCCAACAGTGAAAAACTGGAGAAATTTAGCAAGCAAGTGGGGGATGACTTATGATGAATTGTGTTTCCTTGAGCAGAAGCCCCAAAGCCCCACCTTGGAGTTCTTGCTACGGAATAGTGACCGGACTGTGGAGCAGCTAATTGATCTCTGTAAATTTTATAAAAGAATTGATGTTGTGAAAGTGCTGCTGAAATGGGTGGAGGAGGAATGGCCCAAGAGAGGGAACAGAACTTACCAGAATGACTTCTAG